One genomic window of Sardina pilchardus chromosome 15, fSarPil1.1, whole genome shotgun sequence includes the following:
- the anapc4 gene encoding anaphase-promoting complex subunit 4, which translates to MRAFRQVGEKQLPNPILYMAWSPKRDLIALANTNGELLLHRLSNFYRVWSLQPNENTGKEITALAWRPDGKILAFSLGDTKKVVLCDAEKAEILHIFPVEVPVSCMHWMEVMEENSGLTSFYDSEDESNRFLPKLPSLPKSYSTTTKIFSEEKSDEVTNLLGEVRLNILVVGGPCGFVELYAYGLYKIATLNRIVGTCRSLCLSSDLKSLSVITEIRSTDDDPEIHYVQLDTGLLSSCLPELTRMARKFTHISTLLQYLRLSLTCMCEAWEDILLQMDLRLTKFVQEKNTSTQVQDEFLELLLWGHASAELQALLMNQLTVKGLKMLGQSIESSYSGIQKLVISHLQSGSEALLYHLSEVKGMALWKQKYQPLGLDPTVIEDAITAVGSFTLKASELLQVIDKSMKNFKAFFRWLYVAMLRMSDDHVPPELNKMTHKDLAFVADFLAEHFSANEELFDRKGKYFNVERVGQYLKDEEEDLVSPPNTDGNQWVKFLKESSHLKESPLLFPTYPQKSLHFVKRMMEGTIELCLQKPAEVIGKSVKEALCLPLYTVPESSENTPRLFEMPALWNDNKASMHYVVFCMPEISPSKIYLLRRATDPCRSVPNGLIAIDLSRPLNTSVDDEDPVTEIPGNGAYRCLDARLYDAETLTVVLQGQEEERVLAQLPLSAALRTEEEFTWDTSLRLDQQNDSIPSQGLVWENQWRPLDNMKAQFVAVNGIRKVSCVLSSNLRHVRVFEMDVEDEDEEEEDRQEESQDITPDQDTLEESLASQKDVGASMEAQEGGEADQSAEKGSGDTLEHTSGSDTL; encoded by the exons ATGCGTGCCTTTAGGCAAGTTGGGGAGAAGCAGCTTCCCAATCCCATTCTCTACATGGCCTGGTCCCCTAAGAGGGATCTGATCGCACTGGCCAACACCAATGGCGAG CTGTTGCTGCATCGCCTCTCCAATTTCTACCGTGTGTGGAGTTTGCAGCCTAATGAGAACACAGGGAAGGAGATCACAGCTTTGGCGTGGCGGCCAGACGGCAAAA TCCTAGCCTTCAGTTTGGGTGACACCAAGAAAGTAGTTCTCTGTGATGCTGAGAAGGCCGAGATCCTCCATATCTTCCCAGTGGAGGTGCCAGTGTCCTGTATGCACTggatggaggtgatggaggagaataG TGGCCTCACTTCATTCTACGACTCAGAGGATGAGTCCAATCGCTTCCTTCCCAAGCTGCCATCCCTACCCAAAAG CTACAGCACCACAACAAAGATTTTCAG CGAGGAGAAATCAGATGAGGTTACAAATCTCCTTGGGGAAGTGAG GCTAAATATTTTAGTGGTGGGAGGACCGTGTGGCTTTGTGGAGCTCTACGCCTATGGGTTGTACAAGATAGCAACTTTAAACAGG ATTGTGGGCACTTGTCGTAGCCTCTGCCTCTCAAGCGACCTCAAATCTCTGTCAGTCATCACAGAAATCAGGTCCACCGATGATGACCCCGAGATTCACTATGTCCAG TTGGACACAGGGCTGCTGTCTTCCTGTTTACCGGAGCTTACCAGAATGGCACGCAAGTTCACCCATATCTCCACTCTTCTACAG tacctTCGTCTGTCTCTCACCTGCATGTGTGAAGCCTGGGAGGACATTCTCTTGCAGATGGATCTAAGACTTACAAAATTTGTCCAG gagaagaacacaagcacacaggtgCAGGATGAGTTCCTGGAGCTGCTCCTGTGGGGTCATGCCAG CGCTGAGCTACAGGCTCTCCTCATGAACCAGCTCACAGTCAAG GGTCTGAAGATGTTGGGCCAGTCCATAGAGTCCTCCTACTCCGGCATTCAGAAGCTGGTCATTAGTCACCTACAGAG TGGCTCAGAGGCTCTGCTGTACCACCTGAGTGAGGTGAAGGGCATGGCCCTGTGGAAACAGAAGTACCAGCCTCTGGGACTGGACCCTACGGTCATAGAAG aTGCTATAACTGCTGTGGGCTCCTTCACCCTAAAGGCCAGTGAACTTTTACA AGTGATTGACAAGAGTATGAAGAACTTCAAGGCATTTTTCCGCTGGCTGTATGTTG CGATGCTGCGGATGTCTGATGATCACGTCCCTCCTGAGCTCAATAAG ATGACACACAAAGACCTGGCCTTTGTGGCGGACTTCCTGGCAGAGCATTTCAGCGCG AATGAGGAGCTTTTTGATCGCAAAGGGAAGTACTTCAACGTGGAGCGAGTTGGACAG TATTTgaaagatgaggaagaggacctGGTCTCTCCACCCAACACCGATGGCAACCAGTGGGTGAAGTTTCTCAAGGAGAGCTCACATCTGAAAG AGAGTCCTCTGCTGTTTCCTACGTACCCTCAGAAGTCCCTGCACTTTGTGAAGAGGATGATGGAGGGTACAATAGAACTGTGTCTTCAGAAACCAGCA gagGTGATTGGGAAGTCTGTGAAAGAGGCCTTGTGTTTGCCCCTCTACACTGTTCCAGAAAG CTCAGAAAATACACCAAGACTTTTTGAGATGCCTGCGCT GTGGAATGATAACAAGGCTAGTATGCACTATGTGGTCTTCTGCATGCCAGAGATCTCCCCATCTAAGATATATTTACTGAGGAGGGCGACTGACCCATGCAG ATCTGTTCCCAATGGTCTCATAGCCATTGACCTGAGTAGACCTCTGAACACCAGCGTTGATGATGAGGACCCAGTAACAGAAATCCC TGGGAATGGCGCATACCGTTGCCTAGACGCCCGTCTCTATGACGCCGAGACGCTGACGGTGGTCCTgcaggggcaggaggaggagcgtgTGCTTGCCCAGCTGCCGCTCAGCGCTGCCCTTCGCACCGAGGAAGAGTTCACCTGGGACACCAgccttcg GTTGGACCAGCAGAACGACTCCATTCCGTCTCAGGGTCTGGTTTGGGAGAACCAGTGGAGGCCTCTGGACAACATGAAAGCCCAGTTTGTGGCCGTCAATGGGATCCGAAAAGTGTCTTGTGTG CTAAGCTCCAACCTCCGCCATGTGCGTGTCTTCGAGATGGACGTGGAggatgaggacgaggaggaagaggaccgACAGGAGGAGTCGCAGGACATCACCCCCGACCAGGACACTCTGGAGGAGAGCTTGGCCAGTCAGAAAGACGTCGGGGCAAGCATGGAGGCCCAAGAAGGCGGGGAGGCTGACCAAAGTGCGGAGAAGGGTTCCGGAGACACTCTGGAACACACCTCAGGCTCAGACACACTGTGA